In the Gossypium raimondii isolate GPD5lz chromosome 9, ASM2569854v1, whole genome shotgun sequence genome, one interval contains:
- the LOC105800309 gene encoding protein HAIKU1: MHDSKSGYIDRLGVNKIGKNIRKSPLHRPNFANTATKRQPPQPQVYNITKNDFRNAVQQLTGSPSQDLLPRPALNSPKPHCMRMQKIRPPPLTPAVPVPTPAYPLATVPPPAPYNNNFVKPGKYEQPLPTMLQSTIYGDVVWANVTQSPISTYMRYLQTDLLDPSPVANQGQPQAPPPSSSLLPNPPTSAPPSLRGVNGSLAPIPTLSFPPTNGPALLPSPTDFMNLLSRCSPYPAPSSGLVFPLSPSGFSPFPNPRWRDQ; encoded by the coding sequence ATGCACGATTCGAAGAGTGGGTATATTGATCGTCTAGGTGTGAACAAGATTGGGAAGAACATACGGAAGAGTCCACTGCATCGACCTAATTTTGCTAATACTGCAACTAAGCGGCAGCCGCCTCAGCCTCAGGTTTACAATATAACCAAGAATGACTTCAGGAATGCTGTTCAGCAGCTCACCGGTTCGCCTTCTCAAGATCTTTTGCCTAGACCAGCACTGAATTCTCCTAAACCCCACTGTATGAGGATGCAGAAAATTAGGCCTCCTCCATTGACGCCTGCTGTTCCGGTCCCTACCCCTGCTTATCCACTAGCAACAGTTCCCCCTCCGGCGCCTTACAACAACAACTTTGTTAAACCTGGCAAATATGAGCAACCATTACCTACAATGTTGCAATCTACGATATATGGAGATGTTGTTTGGGCAAACGTGACTCAATCTCCTATCTCGACTTATATGCGATACCTTCAGACAGATCTTTTAGACCCAAGTCCGGTTGCAAACCAAGGTCAACCTCAGGCTCCACCACCATCTTCTAGTTTACTTCCTAATCCACCAACATCAGCTCCCCCTTCCCTCAGAGGAGTAAATGGATCCTTAGCACCGATCCCAACTCTCTCTTTTCCACCAACGAACGGTCCTGCCCTTTTACCCTCACCTACTGATTTCATGAACTTGTTGTCGCGCTGCTCCCCATACCCCGCACCTTCCTCTGGTCTTGTTTTCCCATTGTCACCTTCTGGTTTTTCTCCCTTTCCAAATCCAAGATGGAGAGATCAATAG
- the LOC105800311 gene encoding uncharacterized protein LOC105800311, producing the protein MSLNCWTCPVLQRTNSIDDIDFGKETGISKSCCVGLNRSWSGDMSPQGYEQMGKEPSSNGSTSGIPSKKIKKGPIRFNTIATTYGTMGFEANVGAQPRLVRSSGMRRDWSFEDLRGQKVQQTGKEMSVH; encoded by the coding sequence ATGAGTCTAAATTGCTGGACCTGCCCTGTCCTGCAAAGAACAAATTCAATCGATGATATTGATTTTGGTAAAGAAACGGGCATCAGTAAGTCTTGTTGTGTAGGGTTAAATAGAAGTTGGTCAGGGGATATGAGCCCTCAAGGTTATGAACAAATGGGTAAGGAGCCAAGCAGCAACGGCAGCACCTCGGGGATTCCTTCCAAGAAGATAAAGAAGGGTCCTATCCGGTTTAATACCATCGCTACAACTTACGGCACGATGGGGTTTGAAGCTAACGTCGGCGCTCAGCCAAGGTTGGTGAGGAGCTCGGGCATGAGGAGGGATTGGAGCTTTGAGGATTTGAGGGGACAAAAGGTTCAACAGACGGGAAAAGAGATGAGTGtacattga
- the LOC105800310 gene encoding transcription factor MYC2 has protein sequence MKDYGLAPTMNLWTDDNAPVMEAFMSSDLSSLWPPPLSSASTSTPAASAAGGGGGGHDLSVSFLAQPQPSVSLLNQETLQQRLQALIEGARDCWTYAIFWQSSYDYSGATVLGWGDGYYKGEEDKGKGESKACSSSVAEQEHRKKVLRELNSLISGSTATADDAVDEEVTDTEWFFLVSMTQSFVTGSGLPGQALFNSSPVWVAGSDRLASSMCERARQGQLFGLQTIVCIPSVNGVVELGSTELITQSSDLMNKVRILFNFNNGIEAGSWSVSNNTADQGENDPSSLWISEPNNGVEPKDNNNNGNHNPRIQDPSTSSLTENPSSIHGGNQQQQPQGQSFRLNFSDYGFDGNSSVKNVKFSAHLLKPESGEILNFGESKKSGNGNLFSANSQLVVEENKKKRSPTSRGSNEDGMISFTSGAVLPCSGVAKPGGCARDSDNSDIEASVVKEADSSRVVEPEKRPRKRGRKPANGREEPLNHVEAERQRREKLNQKFYALRAVVPNVSKMDKASLLGDAISYINELRTKVQDADSEKEELQKQLDEMKKQLASKESCWTAPPPPDEDRNMSNKLIELDIDVKIIGLDAMIRIQCSKKNHPAARLMTALKELDLDVHHASVSVVNDLMIQQASVKMGSRFYTQEQLRIALASKVGDAR, from the coding sequence ATGAAGGACTATGGGTTAGCACCGACGATGAATCTATGGACGGACGATAACGCCCCGGTTATGGAAGCTTTTATGAGCTCCGATCTTTCGTCTTTGTGGCCGCCGCCGCTATCCTCTGCCTCCACTTCCACTCCAGCTGCTTCTGCTGCCGGTGGTGGTGGTGGGGGGCACGACCTCTCCGTGTCTTTCCTCGCCCAGCCTCAGCCTTCTGTTTCTCTCCTCAATCAAGAAACCCTTCAACAGCGTCTCCAGGCGCTCATCGAAGGAGCCCGCGATTGTTGGACTTACGCCATTTTTTGGCAGTCCTCGTACGATTACTCGGGCGCTACCGTGCTTGGCTGGGGCGACGGGTATTACAAAGGCGAAGAAGATAAAGGGAAAGGGGAGTCCAAAGCTTGTTCGTCTTCAGTTGCGGAACAAGAGCACCGTAAAAAAGTGCTCAGGGAACTTAATTCTTTGATTTCTGGCTCCACAGCCACCGCCGACGACGCTGTCGACGAAGAAGTCACCGACACCGAGTGGTTCTTTTTAGTATCCATGACGCAATCTTTCGTAACCGGCAGCGGGCTCCCGGGGCAGGCGCTTTTCAATTCCAGTCCGGTTTGGGTTGCCGGTTCGGACCGATTAGCCAGCTCGATGTGCGAGAGAGCCAGGCAAGGGCAGCTTTTCGGTTTGCAGACGATCGTTTGTATTCCGTCGGTGAATGGCGTTGTCGAATTGGGGTCAACGGAACTTATCACGCAAAGCTCAGATCTTATGAATAAGGTTCggattttgtttaatttcaataatgggATTGAAGCTGGTTCTTGGTCTGTGAGTAATAACACAGCTGATCAAGGCGAAAATGATCCGTCTTCGCTTTGGATTAGTGAACCTAATAATGGAGTCGAACCCAAGGATAACAATAACAACGGCAATCACAATCCGCGGATTCAGGACCCAAGTACGAGTAGTTTAACTGAGAATCCAAGTTCTATTCATGGTGGAAATCAGCAGCAGCAGCCGCAGGGACAGAGTTTCCGCTTGAATTTCTCCGATTATGGCTTTGATGGGAATAGCAGTGTGAAGAATGTGAAATTTTCAGCTCATTTGTTGAAACCAGAATCCGGGGAGATATTGAACTTTGGTGAGAGTAAGAAAAGTGGGAATGGGAATTTGTTTTCAGCCAATTCTCAGTTAGTGGTGGAGGAGAATAAGAAGAAAAGGTCGCCTACTTCGAGAGGGAGTAATGAAGATGGAATGATTTCGTTCACTTCTGGCGCAGTTTTGCCTTGTTCGGGTGTGGCCAAACCCGGTGGCTGTGCTAGGGATTCGGACAACTCTGATATCGAAGCTTCCGTCGTGAAGGAAGCTGATAGTAGCAGAGTTGTGGAGCCTGAAAAGAGGCCTCGGAAACGAGGGAGAAAACCAGCGAACGGAAGAGAAGAGCCTCTGAACCACGTAGAAGCAGAGCGGCAAAGAAGAGAGAAGCTTAACCAGAAGTTTTATGCGCTGCGTGCCGTGGTTCCTAACGTATCAAAGATGGATAAAGCATCGCTCCTTGGTGATGCTATTTCGTATATTAATGAGCTTAGGACAAAGGTGCAGGATGCAGATTCAGAGAAAGAGGAGTTGCAGAAACAATTAGATGAGATGAAGAAACAATTGGCAAGTAAAGAGTCTTGTTGGACGGCACCACCACCGCCTGATGAAGACCGCAACATGTCGAACAAATTGATCGAATTAGATATCGATGTCAAGATCATCGGATTGGATGCAATGATTCGAATCCAATGCAGTAAAAAGAACCATCCAGCTGCAAGGCTGATGACTGCCTTGAAGGAGTTAGACCTCGACGTGCATCACGCTAGTGTGTCGGTAGTAAACGACTTGATGATCCAGCAAGCAAGCGTGAAGATGGGGAGCCGGTTTTACACACAGGAGCAGCTCAGAATAGCTCTAGCATCCAAAGTTGGAGATGCAAGATAA